ATAACTACTGAGGAGACTTATCATGCTGCATCGCAACATGTTGAAGGCCGTGTTGAAGACACTGCCAGCTGCCATCGTCTTGGCCATCGCCAGCGGTTCCGCTGCCGCCGACCCTATGTACCCATCCGATTCCGAAGGCTTCCATGGCTACCTGCGCGCCGGCGCCGGCAGCAATACCTCGGGCGGCGGCGGTTCGCAAGGCTGCTTCGGTCTGGGCGGCAATACCATGAAATATCGTCTGGGCAATGAGTGCGACGCCTACACGGAATTCGGCTACACCAAGTCCGTCGCCCAGTCCGGCGGCGTGAACTACCTGGCCACCATCTGGGTCAACGCTTACGCGCCCAACTCGGATTTCGGCGACAACAAACTGGGCATCGTCAAGGCCTATGTCGAAGCACAGGGACTCGATTTCCTGAACGGCGGCACGGCCTGGATCGGCAAGCGCTTCTACTACCGTCCTGACATCCACATGCTGGACTTGCAGTACATCAACATGAACGGCACGGGCGCCGGCCTGGACCGCATTCCTGCGGGCCCCGGTAAATTCTCGTACGCCTTCTTCAAGGACAACGACATCAACACCGTGTCGAAGACCGGCGTCGTCAGCACCAAATCGGCCGTGCGCCAGAACTTCATCTACGGCGAGATTCCCGTCAATGAAAACGGCACCCTGGACCTGGCCGCG
This window of the Janthinobacterium agaricidamnosum genome carries:
- a CDS encoding maltoporin, whose translation is MLHRNMLKAVLKTLPAAIVLAIASGSAAADPMYPSDSEGFHGYLRAGAGSNTSGGGGSQGCFGLGGNTMKYRLGNECDAYTEFGYTKSVAQSGGVNYLATIWVNAYAPNSDFGDNKLGIVKAYVEAQGLDFLNGGTAWIGKRFYYRPDIHMLDLQYINMNGTGAGLDRIPAGPGKFSYAFFKDNDINTVSKTGVVSTKSAVRQNFIYGEIPVNENGTLDLAATYIIGEGKDNDAYGQKHNGWQLSAFHRQAKVFGGGNTFGVQYGVGPGTGKGAQFGASGDTNFGSDVKRTRIFNDMAIQPMANFGMEFVALWQKDESNANGSSTWTSVGVRPVYAFTNNFKLVGELGTDRVTQAGGLPAKRLTKLTIAPTISAGPGLWSRPELRAFVTYGKWNDAATASVNASNNGGPIYNNNTSGTSYGFQVETWF